The Gemmatimonadales bacterium genome segment ACCAGGACCTTCCACTTCCTGGTCGTGGCTGACAGCGCAGGCAGCGTCGCGCTGCCGGAACTCCGCTACGACTACTTCGACCCGGCGTCCGGCTTTCGGGTCGCTGCGGCGCCCGGGATGGTGGTCCCGGTTCTGCCCGGCAAGAGCCGGACGGCTGGCCGAACGCCACCCCCGCTTGCCGGCCCTGGCGCTCGGCTGTCGGCTCTCGGGTTGCTCGAGCCGGGTCGACCAGCCTGGTGGGCAATGCTGCTGGTGCCGCTGGTCGTTGTCCTTGGCGCGGCGGCTTTCCACCGGCGCCGGGGGACCACGGCGCCTCCGCCCGAAATCGACGGCGTGACAGCGCTCGAGCAGCTGGTCGTGCGCCTGGTACCCGAGTCTGATCGGGGCCAGGTCGACCGGCTCGAAGGCGGGTTACGGCGGGCCGGGCTTTCCCGCGACGCCGCGGCGCACGCGGCGCGACTCAAGCTCGAACTCGATCGGCTGCGCTTCACGCCGGGGGCCGGGGGGAGCACCGAGGCGCTTGACGCGCAGGCACGGGTCGTGATCGAGGCAGCTCCCGTGGTGGTTCGGCGCCGGGCCGGGCTCGCGCTGGCTCTGTTGCTGGTCGGGGGCAATGCCGCTGCGCAGCATGATCCCGCCGCGCTCTACCGCGACGGGGCGTTCCACGCGGCGGCAGTCGAGTTCGAGCGCCAGGCCAGCGCGCGGGGCGACGAGTGGCAACTCTGGTACAACGCCGCGGCCGCGCGCTACCTGAGCGGTGACGACGCCGCAGCGGCAGCCCGTCTGACCCGCGCGCTGGCCCTGGCACCGCGTCAGCCCGCGGCCAGGGCGCTCTGGAACACGCTCGAGCGGGAGTACGAGCCGCTGCACCAGGTGCGTCCGCCCCGGGGCCCTTCACGACTTGAATGGGGGCTGATCTCGGCCGTGGTCTGGGCGCTGGCCGTTGCGATCGCGGTTCGGTCAGGGCGCCGTCCCGAACTGCGCTGGAGCGCCATCGCGCTGGGCGTCGCCCTGGCGATCGTGGTGCTTGGCTGGCCGAGGTTACCCGTCGACCAGGCCTTTGCCACGGCCAATGTCTCGCTCAAGCGATCGCCGCACGGTCTGGCCCCGGAAGAGGGCCGCCTCCCGGGTCTCTCCCGCGTCACGATCGAGGAACGTCGCGCCGACTGGGTCAGAGTCCGCGACCGCCACGGCAACCGTGGCTGGGTGCCGAAGGTCTCCGTCGCCCAAGTCGACCGTGTAGATTGAAGCGTGTCTGCCGCAATTCCCAATCGCCGGATCGCCATCCTCTCCGATGCAGTCGCCAATCAGATCGCGGCCGGTGAGGTCGTTGATCGCCCGGCCTCGGTCGTCAAGGAACTGATCGAGAACGCCATCGATGCCGGCGCGCGTCACGTGCGCGTCGAGATCGCCGAGGGTGGCAAGCAGTCGGTCGTCGTGAGCGACGATGGCAGCGGGATGGGCAGGGATGACGCGGTGCTCGCGCTCGACCGTCATGCCACGAGCAAGATCGTCGCGGCGTCTGATCTCGTCGGGGTGCCAACTTTCGGCTTTCGCGGTGAGGCGCTCCCGGCCATCGCCTCCGTCTCTCGGCTCACCCTGGCCACCTCCGATGGCTCCGGTGAAGGTACCGAGGTCAGCCTGACGGGCAGTCGCATCGATCGGGTCGAACCGATTGCCCGTCAGCGCGGTACCACCGTCACGGTGCGCAGTCTGTTCTTCAACACCCCCGCACGTCGCAAGTTTCTTCGTTCGGTCTCGAGTGAGCTGCGGGCCGTCTGGGAGGCGGTCGGCGTCCTCGCGCTGGCGCATCCCGATGTCGGCTTCGAACTCATCGCCGACGGGACCCGCCGCCTCGAGGTGCCTGCCGATCAGGACCTCGCGGGTCGTCTTGGTGTTGTCTGGGGTCGCGATGTGGTGGCAACCATGGTGCCCGTCAGGCACGCCGTCGGTTCGGTGCAGGTCGAAGGGCTGATTCAACGGCCATCGGACGCGCGTCCGACCGGGCGCCGGGTCCAGTTGTTCGTGAATGAGCGACCGTTCCGCGACCCGTTTCTCGTTCGAGCGGCAGAGAACGGCTACCGGTCGGCAATTGCCCCGGGCGATCGCCCCACGCTGCTGCTGCGCATCAGCGTGGCCCCCGGTGACGTCGACGTCAATGTGCATCCGGCCAAGCTCGAGGTACGCTTCCGTGAACGCTTTGCGGTCGAACGGGCGGTCGAAGAAGCGGTCAAGCTCAGCCTGGGGGCACTCGATGCCTCGGCCACCATCGCGCCGGTGGCCGACCGTCCCGTTCCCAGTTGGCACGCAACCCCTGCGGTGGAGCGAGCGGCGGACCTCTCGGAGGTGATGCCCTTGCTGTTCGAGGCGTCGTCCGATGCTCCGGTCCCGATCGAGGCACCGGTTGCTCCGCGAGCAATTACCACGCCACTCCTTCAGCTGCGCAATACGTACATCGTGTTCGAGACCGCCGAGGGTGCCGTCTTTGTCGACCAGCACTCGGCGCACGAGCGGGTCCTCTACGAGCAGGTCATGGGCGACATCCAGGCCGGGGTGATTGCCAGCCAGCGACTGCTGCTCCCGATCACGGTCGAGCTGAACGATGACGAACTCGAAGCGGTCGAGCGGTACGGCGATGAGCTGACC includes the following:
- a CDS encoding BatD family protein — protein: MVALLMLLWQATGVTITAEVDRVRVPVGEDVVYTVRAVSTLPGTFQVQLPPISGFDIVGRFERLDEVVAGMPGARAYQFELTLRASQVGTWSLSPLVVSVGGESHVAPDVRVTVVGTSATDPVRNPRLMELIRRVPEPVPGEAATLVTLVSDSRIYQGAQLDVLTAAWFSRSLRARLRRSPTLKPPVLPGVWSVPQPAVPGILATRTVGNDTYDLFVSHQVTFPLTPGRIEVPPARLEYTVPARRAVSAERPAEATSAPVPVEVLPVPTVAMPSGFRGPSAGGLRIGYRIQTLPAHAGEPLPVEIVLSGTGNLAFWAPPDVGWPVGTRAYLDRTADAERVAAGMLGGTRTFHFLVVADSAGSVALPELRYDYFDPASGFRVAAAPGMVVPVLPGKSRTAGRTPPPLAGPGARLSALGLLEPGRPAWWAMLLVPLVVVLGAAAFHRRRGTTAPPPEIDGVTALEQLVVRLVPESDRGQVDRLEGGLRRAGLSRDAAAHAARLKLELDRLRFTPGAGGSTEALDAQARVVIEAAPVVVRRRAGLALALLLVGGNAAAQHDPAALYRDGAFHAAAVEFERQASARGDEWQLWYNAAAARYLSGDDAAAAARLTRALALAPRQPAARALWNTLEREYEPLHQVRPPRGPSRLEWGLISAVVWALAVAIAVRSGRRPELRWSAIALGVALAIVVLGWPRLPVDQAFATANVSLKRSPHGLAPEEGRLPGLSRVTIEERRADWVRVRDRHGNRGWVPKVSVAQVDRVD
- the mutL gene encoding DNA mismatch repair endonuclease MutL is translated as MSAAIPNRRIAILSDAVANQIAAGEVVDRPASVVKELIENAIDAGARHVRVEIAEGGKQSVVVSDDGSGMGRDDAVLALDRHATSKIVAASDLVGVPTFGFRGEALPAIASVSRLTLATSDGSGEGTEVSLTGSRIDRVEPIARQRGTTVTVRSLFFNTPARRKFLRSVSSELRAVWEAVGVLALAHPDVGFELIADGTRRLEVPADQDLAGRLGVVWGRDVVATMVPVRHAVGSVQVEGLIQRPSDARPTGRRVQLFVNERPFRDPFLVRAAENGYRSAIAPGDRPTLLLRISVAPGDVDVNVHPAKLEVRFRERFAVERAVEEAVKLSLGALDASATIAPVADRPVPSWHATPAVERAADLSEVMPLLFEASSDAPVPIEAPVAPRAITTPLLQLRNTYIVFETAEGAVFVDQHSAHERVLYEQVMGDIQAGVIASQRLLLPITVELNDDELEAVERYGDELTRVGFEVAPFGGRSVVLHAVPTPHPRFDATACFRELVADLARGRFGGWANRLERFAATYACRAAVKAGMPLSEPEMRSLLLRLFETALPPHDVHGRATIVTVPVDELERRFGRR